A genomic region of Tigriopus californicus strain San Diego chromosome 1, Tcal_SD_v2.1, whole genome shotgun sequence contains the following coding sequences:
- the LOC131887203 gene encoding putative phospholipase B-like 2 — translation MMGRYLLVAHIVPFILAKSEVPEIPETPLLATVEWSPSTGFSMSKGSLTKKATTVAWGNFTNAINQTGWSFFEVETDASFPDEIQAHAAGYLEGQLTSKLIYWHWINNMRTYCQDKEELCQRIVKHVHANTLWIQSMVEKKRKARAYWHQVGLSYDQYNGLVAGYNSSTDTDIIPHGHLFWLNLFGDIIDLEQAYTYKYNLTNDHQKGDGHCSVLIKVLPNANDLLLAHDTWLKYSAMLRVLKKYTLGYKMSGRPGSKAIPGRSMTFSSYPATLFSADDFFTISSGLAVTETTNENFNPKLWQYVRPKGQILNFARVMVANRLATNGKHWTKIYAKHNSGTYNNQWMVVDYKRFKPGRKLRSGLLWILEQFPGHIHAEDMTKVLEKQSYWSSYNVPFFSNMYNLSHFEEQRRKYGNFFSHDQTPRALIFKRDQPQVVDLKSAIRLMRSNNYKTDPLSICAECDPPYNAEYAISARNDLNERNGTYPLSIFGEGCAGGYDMKITNKDMFEKLEFIAQSGPTFDSLPPFQWSKSDFDFLVSHVGQPDLWNFAPIHHIWKLPTLARSP, via the coding sequence ATGATGGGGAGATATTTGTTAGTAGCTCATATCGTGCCGTTCATCTTGGCTAAAAGTGAGGTCCCCGAGATCCCCGAGACCCCATTGTTAGCCACAGTTGAATGGTCCCCGAGTACCGGGTTCAGCATGAGCAAGGGATCCCtcaccaaaaaggcaaccacAGTGGCTTGGGGCAATTTTACCAATGCCATTAACCAAACCGGATGGAGTTTCTTTGAAGTGGAGACGGATGCCAGTTTCCCCGACGAGATCCAGGCCCACGCAGCTGGATATCTTGAAGGCCAGTTGACCTCGAAACTTATCTATTGGCATTGGATCAATAATATGCGAACCTATTGCCAAGATAAAGAGGAGCTCTGCCAGAGAATCGTGAAACATGTTCACGCCAACACCTTGTGGATTCAGTCGATGGTGGAGAAAAAACGGAAGGCGAGAGCCTATTGGCACCAAGTTGGGTTGTCTTATGATCAATACAACGGCCTTGTGGCTGGTTACAATAGTTCCACCGACACCGATATCATTCCTCATGGCCATCTGTTTTGGTTGAATCTTTTTGGAGATATCATCGACCTAGAGCAGGCATATACCTATAAATATAACCTAACAAATGACCACCAAAAGGGTGATGGGCATTGTTCAGTGTTGATAAAGGTTTTGCCAAATGCTAATGATCTGTTGCTTGCTCATGATACATGGTTGAAATACTCAGCTATGCTCCGTGTATTGAAAAAGTACACTCTCGGCTATAAAATGAGCGGGAGACCTGGCTCCAAAGCAATTCCTGGCCGCAGTATGACCTTCAGCTCGTATCCAGCAACGTTATTTTCTGCCGACGATTTCTTCACCATTTCCAGCGGTTTAGCCGTGACTGAGACTACGAACGAAAACTTCAATCCCAAGTTGTGGCAATACGTTAGACCGAAAGGTCAGATATTGAATTTTGCAAGGGTGATGGTGGCCAATCGGTTGGCCACAAATGGGAAACATTGGACCAAGATTTACGCCAAGCACAATAGCGGCACTTACAATAACCAATGGATGGTGGTAGACTATAAGCGGTTCAAGCCGGGTCGAAAACTGAGAAGCGGCCTATTGTGGATTCTGGAGCAATTTCCTGGTCATATACATGCCGAAGACATGACGAAAGTGTTGGAGAAGCAATCGTACTGGTCGAGTTACAACGTCCCATTCTTCTCCAACATGTATAATTTGAGTCATTTTGAAGAGCAAAGGAGGAAATACGGCAACTTCTTTTCGCACGACCAAACTCCTCGAGCCTTGATTTTCAAGCGCGATCAGCCGCAGGTGGTGGACCTTAAATCTGCTATTAGATTAATGCGATCAAACAACTACAAGACCGACCCTCTCTCCATTTGTGCAGAATGTGATCCCCCTTACAATGCAGAGTATGCCATTTCCGCCCGTAACGATCTCAATGAGCGGAATGGAACGTATCCATTAAGTATTTTCGGGGAAGGTTGCGCTGGCGGATATGACATGAAGATCACAAACAAGgatatgtttgaaaaattaGAGTTCATTGCCCAAAGTGGACCCACTTTTGATTCGTTACCCCCGTTCCAATGGAGCAAATCGGATTTCGATTTTTTGGTCTCACATGTTGGTCAACCAGACCTTTGGAATTTTGCACCCATTCATCACATTTGGAAGTTGCCTACTCTTGCGCGTTCTCCTTAA
- the LOC131887211 gene encoding WSCD family member CG9164-like isoform X2 yields the protein MPFMGWRGKLCLMGLGLSTYLVISAVISVSNITTLNGSPSSPHGKGIEATIGIMSDSLISPARLSQPRNLAAIVGKGRMTPRRLRARMGPSIDWCQPLRLKTDPGPMVALASFPGSGNTWLRYLIQQASGILTGSVYKDYALLKNGFPAENIVNGSVVVIKTHEFGQQSLQAFDKAILLVRDPFSALQAEFNRRSGGHVGHASIEKYRRNNGKYWRTFVHSKGADWEKMNLAWMDGFPPQDRLIVFYDDLMNQTEIELRRALNFLNMSVSEAMMTCAMSKREGIYKRSKKVLNFDVFDSDMRQMLTDRQSRVFGNLGRSNLFQDEPLKDSGMSMPTKVPKNSSLNKSRNTSTLPTLMLSAVFKAKNS from the coding sequence ATGCCATTCATGGGGTGGCGAGGGAAGCTCTGCCTCATGGGACTGGGGCTAAGTACGTACCTGGTGATCTCGGCCGTAATATCAGTATCAAACATCACTACCCTGAACGGGTCACCCTCGTCTCCGCACGGAAAAGGCATTGAGGCCACCATTGGTATCATGAGTGACTCACTGATCTCTCCGGCGAGGCTAAGCCAGCCTCGCAACTTGGCGGCCATCGTCGGCAAAGGCCGCATGACACCCCGACGACTGAGAGCTAGAATGGGTCCGTCCATAGACTGGTGCCAACCACTACGTCTCAAGACAGACCCGGGACCAATGGTGGCCCTGGCATCGTTCCCAGGTTCTGGGAACACGTGGCTCCGATATCTTATTCAGCAAGCATCCGGGATTCTTACGGGAAGCGTATACAAAGACTATGCGCTCCTAAAGAATGGATTTCCTGCCGAGAATATTGTAAATGGATCGGTTGTGGTCATCAAGACCCACGAGTTCGGCCAACAAAGCCTCCAGGCCTTCGACAAGGCCATTCTTTTAGTCAGAGACCCATTTTCCGCCCTACAAGCAGAATTCAACCGCCGATCAGGAGGTCATGTGGGCCACGCTTCCATTGAGAAGTACAGGCGCAACAACGGCAAGTATTGGCGAACCTTCGTCCATTCCAAAGGTGCTGATTGGGAAAAGATGAACCTGGCGTGGATGGATGGGTTTCCGCCACAAGACCGTCTCATCGTGTTCTATGACGATCTCATGAATCAAACTGAGATCGAGTTGCGTCGGGCACTCAATTTCCTGAATATGTCAGTCAGCGAGGCCATGATGACTTGTGCTATGTCCAAGCGTGAAGGCATCTACAAACGCTCCAAGAAGGTCCTCAACTTTGATGTGTTCGATTCGGATATGAGGCAAATGCTAACGGACCGACAAAGTCGTGTCTTTGGAAACTTGGGCCGATCAAACCTCTTCCAAGATGAGCCCTTAAAAGATTCCGGAATGTCAATGCCCACGAAAGTGCCAAAAAATTCTTCCTTGAACAAGTCCAGGAACACGAGCACACTACCAACTTTGATGCTCTCAGCtgttttcaaggccaaaaattctTGA
- the LOC131887211 gene encoding WSCD family member CG9164-like isoform X1 has protein sequence MVSPKAQTPRWPFFSRIGTEVSGFSVGGTLESGTEMPFMGWRGKLCLMGLGLSTYLVISAVISVSNITTLNGSPSSPHGKGIEATIGIMSDSLISPARLSQPRNLAAIVGKGRMTPRRLRARMGPSIDWCQPLRLKTDPGPMVALASFPGSGNTWLRYLIQQASGILTGSVYKDYALLKNGFPAENIVNGSVVVIKTHEFGQQSLQAFDKAILLVRDPFSALQAEFNRRSGGHVGHASIEKYRRNNGKYWRTFVHSKGADWEKMNLAWMDGFPPQDRLIVFYDDLMNQTEIELRRALNFLNMSVSEAMMTCAMSKREGIYKRSKKVLNFDVFDSDMRQMLTDRQSRVFGNLGRSNLFQDEPLKDSGMSMPTKVPKNSSLNKSRNTSTLPTLMLSAVFKAKNS, from the exons ATG GTCAGCCCCAAAGCGCAAACTCCAAGATGGCCGTTCTTCTCAAGGATCGGAACAGAAGTCAGCGGTTTTAGTGTTGGCGGGACACTTGAATCTGGGACAGAAATGCCATTCATGGGGTGGCGAGGGAAGCTCTGCCTCATGGGACTGGGGCTAAGTACGTACCTGGTGATCTCGGCCGTAATATCAGTATCAAACATCACTACCCTGAACGGGTCACCCTCGTCTCCGCACGGAAAAGGCATTGAGGCCACCATTGGTATCATGAGTGACTCACTGATCTCTCCGGCGAGGCTAAGCCAGCCTCGCAACTTGGCGGCCATCGTCGGCAAAGGCCGCATGACACCCCGACGACTGAGAGCTAGAATGGGTCCGTCCATAGACTGGTGCCAACCACTACGTCTCAAGACAGACCCGGGACCAATGGTGGCCCTGGCATCGTTCCCAGGTTCTGGGAACACGTGGCTCCGATATCTTATTCAGCAAGCATCCGGGATTCTTACGGGAAGCGTATACAAAGACTATGCGCTCCTAAAGAATGGATTTCCTGCCGAGAATATTGTAAATGGATCGGTTGTGGTCATCAAGACCCACGAGTTCGGCCAACAAAGCCTCCAGGCCTTCGACAAGGCCATTCTTTTAGTCAGAGACCCATTTTCCGCCCTACAAGCAGAATTCAACCGCCGATCAGGAGGTCATGTGGGCCACGCTTCCATTGAGAAGTACAGGCGCAACAACGGCAAGTATTGGCGAACCTTCGTCCATTCCAAAGGTGCTGATTGGGAAAAGATGAACCTGGCGTGGATGGATGGGTTTCCGCCACAAGACCGTCTCATCGTGTTCTATGACGATCTCATGAATCAAACTGAGATCGAGTTGCGTCGGGCACTCAATTTCCTGAATATGTCAGTCAGCGAGGCCATGATGACTTGTGCTATGTCCAAGCGTGAAGGCATCTACAAACGCTCCAAGAAGGTCCTCAACTTTGATGTGTTCGATTCGGATATGAGGCAAATGCTAACGGACCGACAAAGTCGTGTCTTTGGAAACTTGGGCCGATCAAACCTCTTCCAAGATGAGCCCTTAAAAGATTCCGGAATGTCAATGCCCACGAAAGTGCCAAAAAATTCTTCCTTGAACAAGTCCAGGAACACGAGCACACTACCAACTTTGATGCTCTCAGCtgttttcaaggccaaaaattctTGA